The Palleronia sp. THAF1 genome window below encodes:
- a CDS encoding xanthine dehydrogenase family protein molybdopterin-binding subunit yields the protein MQPFGKSQSVTRREDVRFLTGAGQYTGDTVPEGALVAGFIRSDVAHGRIVSVDLDAALDMPGVVLAMGAAEAEAAGASLGMAFVQVPNRDGTKGAAPERPFLARDRVRFVGEPIAVIVGESAAQVRDAIEAVMVEIDDLPVKMDLAPGGETLHAEAPDNVCFDYGLGDEAATARALDASAHRVSLVVEDNRIVSNPMETRACWAEMEGDRLHVCYGGQGVWNLKKELVNRLGLDAERIHVTTPDVGGGFGTKTMNYPEYFCVALATMQLNRPVAWQAERGEGMMTDNAGRDLVSTVEMGFDADHRITAYRVETLSNLGAYNSNFGQLMQSHLFARVLTGTYDIQTAWLHALGIYTNTTQVDAYRGAGRPEAMFALERLMDRAARELGVDPWDLRRRNFIPEGVFPYKTVSGESYDVGAFGRVLSRIESTADRAGFEARRAESAKKGKLRGMGLCYYIESILGDPSEGVTVEFTEDGGVDLYVGTQSNGQGHETVFAQFLSDQTGIPVDRITIIQGDSDRIETGGGTGGSRSVTVQNTVTLKVATEAIGALAAFLEEEEGAEVTFDDERFRIAGSNDTPDVLDVVARARAAGRMELTRFEGRDTLPGRSFPNGAHVAEVEVDPDTGEVTVARYTVVDDFGNLINPLLAEGQVHGGVAQGIGQILMEHGIYDADGQFLTASFMDYAMPRAIDLPMIGFTTEPVPSTANPLGMKGCGEAGTVGAMAALANAVEDATWDRGVRDLHPPLSPARVWAALQGADARPLAAE from the coding sequence ATGCAGCCATTCGGTAAAAGCCAGTCCGTGACCCGCCGCGAGGATGTTCGCTTCCTGACCGGAGCAGGGCAGTATACCGGCGACACGGTGCCCGAAGGGGCGCTGGTCGCGGGGTTCATCCGGTCTGACGTGGCGCATGGGCGGATCGTTTCAGTCGATCTGGACGCGGCGCTGGACATGCCGGGCGTGGTGCTGGCGATGGGCGCGGCAGAGGCCGAAGCGGCAGGCGCATCGTTGGGCATGGCCTTCGTGCAAGTGCCCAACCGCGACGGCACCAAGGGCGCGGCGCCCGAACGGCCATTCCTTGCGCGGGATCGCGTGCGCTTCGTCGGAGAGCCGATCGCCGTGATCGTCGGGGAATCAGCGGCTCAGGTTCGCGATGCCATCGAGGCCGTGATGGTGGAGATCGACGACCTGCCCGTGAAGATGGACCTGGCGCCCGGCGGCGAGACCTTGCACGCCGAGGCACCTGATAACGTGTGTTTCGACTACGGGTTGGGCGATGAGGCCGCGACCGCTAGGGCGCTGGACGCCTCGGCGCATCGCGTGTCGCTGGTGGTCGAGGACAACCGCATCGTGTCGAACCCGATGGAAACGCGCGCCTGCTGGGCCGAGATGGAGGGCGACCGGCTACATGTCTGCTATGGCGGGCAGGGCGTGTGGAACCTGAAGAAAGAGCTTGTCAACCGACTGGGTCTGGACGCCGAGCGTATACACGTCACCACACCTGATGTCGGCGGCGGCTTCGGCACCAAGACGATGAATTATCCCGAGTATTTCTGCGTTGCGCTTGCCACGATGCAACTGAACCGTCCTGTCGCGTGGCAGGCCGAGCGCGGCGAGGGGATGATGACCGACAACGCGGGTCGCGATCTGGTCAGCACTGTCGAAATGGGCTTCGACGCGGATCACAGGATCACCGCTTACCGGGTGGAAACGCTGTCGAACCTTGGCGCCTACAATTCGAACTTCGGTCAGTTGATGCAGTCGCACCTGTTCGCGCGGGTTCTGACCGGAACCTATGATATCCAGACGGCGTGGCTGCACGCGCTCGGCATCTACACCAATACGACGCAGGTCGACGCCTATCGCGGCGCGGGGCGGCCAGAGGCGATGTTCGCGCTGGAACGTCTGATGGACCGCGCAGCGCGGGAATTGGGTGTCGATCCGTGGGACCTACGACGGCGCAATTTCATCCCCGAGGGGGTGTTTCCCTACAAGACGGTCTCTGGCGAAAGCTACGACGTTGGGGCCTTCGGGCGCGTGCTCAGCCGCATCGAGTCGACGGCGGATCGCGCGGGGTTCGAGGCACGCCGTGCGGAAAGCGCCAAGAAAGGCAAGCTGCGCGGGATGGGCCTTTGCTATTACATCGAGTCGATCCTGGGCGATCCGTCGGAAGGTGTGACGGTAGAGTTCACCGAGGATGGCGGCGTCGATCTGTATGTCGGCACCCAGTCGAACGGGCAGGGGCATGAGACGGTGTTCGCGCAGTTCCTGTCGGATCAGACCGGAATTCCCGTAGATCGCATCACAATCATTCAGGGCGATTCGGACCGGATCGAGACCGGCGGCGGCACGGGGGGATCACGCTCTGTCACCGTGCAGAATACGGTGACCCTGAAGGTCGCGACGGAAGCCATCGGCGCACTGGCGGCGTTTCTGGAAGAGGAAGAGGGGGCCGAAGTCACCTTCGACGACGAACGCTTCCGCATCGCTGGCTCGAACGATACGCCGGATGTGCTGGATGTCGTGGCGCGGGCGCGGGCGGCGGGGCGCATGGAACTGACGCGGTTCGAGGGGCGTGACACGCTGCCCGGACGGTCGTTCCCCAACGGCGCGCATGTGGCAGAGGTCGAGGTAGACCCCGACACCGGCGAAGTGACGGTCGCGCGTTACACGGTCGTCGATGACTTCGGAAATCTTATCAATCCTTTGCTGGCCGAAGGTCAGGTGCATGGCGGCGTGGCGCAGGGGATCGGTCAGATCCTGATGGAGCATGGCATCTACGATGCGGACGGCCAGTTCCTGACGGCCAGCTTCATGGATTACGCGATGCCACGGGCGATTGACCTGCCGATGATCGGCTTCACGACGGAACCCGTGCCCTCTACCGCGAACCCGCTTGGCATGAAGGGCTGTGGCGAGGCGGGAACCGTTGGCGCAATGGCCGCTTTGGCCAACGCCGTCGAGGATGCGACGTGGGATCGGGGCGTGCGCGATCTTCACCCGCCGCTGTCGCCCGCGCGGGTCTGGGCCGCTTTGCAGGGGGCCGATGCCCGACCGCTCGCCGCAGAATAA